The following proteins are co-located in the Paenibacillus sp. JNUCC32 genome:
- a CDS encoding VOC family protein: MIQSIVHIALVVKDYDEAIAFYTEKLNFTLIEDTYQPEQDKRWVVVAPPGSVGTTILLAKASKPEQEPFIGNQSGGRVFLFLNTDDFWRDYREMVSRGIEFVREPKEQDYGMVAVFKDLYGNLWDLLELKEDHPLMKRLK, translated from the coding sequence ATGATACAATCCATTGTTCATATCGCGTTAGTCGTGAAGGACTATGACGAGGCCATTGCATTTTATACCGAGAAGCTGAATTTTACTTTGATCGAAGATACATATCAGCCCGAACAAGACAAACGCTGGGTGGTTGTTGCTCCTCCCGGGTCGGTCGGCACGACGATATTGCTTGCCAAAGCATCCAAGCCGGAACAAGAGCCGTTTATAGGCAACCAGTCGGGCGGCCGAGTGTTTCTGTTCCTGAATACCGATGACTTCTGGAGAGATTATCGCGAAATGGTGTCGCGGGGAATCGAGTTTGTAAGAGAGCCGAAAGAGCAGGATTACGGCATGGTAGCGGTATTCAAGGATTTGTACGGGAACCTGTGGGATTTGCTGGAGCTGAAAGAAGATCATCCATTGATGAAACGTTTGAAGTAA
- a CDS encoding GNAT family N-acetyltransferase, protein MEIFGENVILSKITIHDLDFICGIECDRDLWHFEESVESDQQVVRSKYMARINEGGEATAYDFIVRLADDEMRAPIGLAQVWSYIGFRKSWELGFAILPEQSGQGYGSEAAKLLLKFAFEQLSAHKVVGMCNSLNNRSAALMEHIGMTKEAVFKEELCWNGNWTDQFYYSILEKEFFGDEEDGIR, encoded by the coding sequence ATGGAGATCTTTGGAGAGAACGTCATTTTATCAAAAATCACTATACATGATCTGGATTTTATTTGCGGAATAGAATGCGATCGGGATCTATGGCATTTTGAAGAATCGGTTGAGTCAGATCAACAAGTCGTTCGCAGCAAATATATGGCCAGAATCAATGAGGGAGGCGAAGCAACAGCCTATGATTTTATAGTCAGATTAGCTGATGATGAGATGCGGGCACCGATCGGACTGGCTCAAGTATGGAGTTATATTGGCTTTAGGAAGAGTTGGGAATTAGGCTTCGCTATTCTCCCGGAACAAAGCGGTCAAGGGTACGGGAGTGAGGCGGCCAAGCTATTGTTGAAGTTTGCTTTCGAACAGTTGAGCGCTCATAAAGTGGTAGGCATGTGCAACTCGCTAAATAATCGTTCAGCAGCGCTAATGGAGCATATCGGGATGACCAAAGAAGCTGTTTTTAAAGAAGAACTATGTTGGAATGGGAACTGGACGGACCAGTTTTATTACTCCATTCTTGAAAAAGAGTTTTTTGGTGACGAGGAAGACGGGATTAGGTAA
- a CDS encoding VOC family protein, with amino-acid sequence MKNRVQKISPNLWFDHQAEEAAQHYVSIFKNSGIERFTRYGAERNDHSPFAEGAIMTVEFQLEGQHFVALNGGPHFKFNEAISFIVHCDSQEEIDYYWEKLAEGGDEKAQVCGWLKDKFGVSWQIVPANLNEMITDPDPAKSERVMKALLQTKSKIDMQTLQQAYEG; translated from the coding sequence ATGAAGAATAGAGTCCAGAAGATATCCCCTAACTTGTGGTTTGATCACCAAGCCGAGGAGGCAGCGCAGCATTACGTTTCGATTTTCAAAAACTCGGGGATCGAACGATTTACGCGATACGGCGCAGAACGCAACGATCACTCGCCATTCGCCGAAGGAGCTATAATGACGGTGGAATTTCAATTAGAGGGACAACATTTTGTTGCGCTCAACGGCGGTCCGCATTTCAAATTCAACGAAGCTATTTCGTTTATTGTGCATTGCGATTCGCAAGAAGAAATTGACTACTATTGGGAGAAACTGGCCGAAGGCGGTGACGAAAAAGCGCAAGTATGCGGTTGGCTGAAGGACAAGTTCGGCGTATCGTGGCAGATCGTTCCGGCTAACTTAAACGAAATGATAACCGATCCCGATCCGGCTAAATCGGAACGCGTGATGAAGGCCTTACTCCAGACGAAATCAAAAATCGATATGCAAACGCTACAGCAAGCCTATGAAGGATAG
- a CDS encoding NUDIX hydrolase, with protein MMKYNICFVRRGDEILLLNRDRAPWMGCWNGVGGKLEYNEAPRDSMIRELYEETNIRDKDCRLTFKGLVTWTSEGKSLGGMYLYLAEVPEDYIYETPIKTDEGILDWKSTQWILTAGNAGIAANIPKSLELILNDPNCYEHHCTYKDGKLLQHTSVEISSMVETNEEIRAELFKKYLEEQVRY; from the coding sequence ATGATGAAATACAATATTTGTTTCGTTCGACGCGGTGATGAGATTTTATTATTAAACCGTGATAGAGCACCATGGATGGGATGTTGGAATGGAGTGGGGGGCAAGCTTGAATATAACGAGGCGCCCAGAGACTCCATGATACGTGAGCTGTATGAGGAGACGAACATTCGGGATAAGGATTGCCGATTAACCTTCAAAGGCCTTGTCACTTGGACATCGGAAGGCAAGAGCTTGGGAGGAATGTACCTTTATCTTGCCGAAGTACCTGAGGACTACATTTATGAGACCCCAATAAAGACGGACGAGGGCATTTTGGATTGGAAATCCACGCAATGGATTCTGACTGCAGGAAATGCCGGAATCGCAGCCAATATCCCTAAGTCGCTCGAGCTGATATTGAATGATCCGAATTGTTACGAACATCATTGTACGTATAAGGATGGTAAACTACTGCAGCACACATCGGTTGAGATAAGTTCTATGGTTGAAACGAACGAGGAGATAAGAGCCGAATTATTTAAGAAATATCTAGAAGAACAGGTTAGGTATTAA
- a CDS encoding VOC family protein, producing MTHTPMPIQKRIASVFIHVNDMEKAVEWYARLLGVPFRSGPYEEMYSIQLDNLLILLDSHRSGRFTPEEQALFALPTDDIDQTYEYLKSIDVTIIGEIERFPDISFVSIQDPDGNLMMIVQEDN from the coding sequence ATGACTCATACCCCAATGCCCATTCAGAAAAGGATAGCGTCTGTATTTATTCATGTTAACGATATGGAAAAAGCTGTAGAATGGTATGCAAGGCTTCTGGGTGTGCCTTTCAGATCCGGTCCCTATGAGGAGATGTACAGCATCCAGCTGGACAATCTGTTGATCCTGCTGGACAGCCACCGATCCGGTCGGTTTACGCCTGAAGAGCAGGCTTTATTCGCACTGCCAACGGATGACATTGACCAAACCTACGAATATCTAAAATCCATTGACGTGACGATCATCGGAGAGATTGAGCGGTTTCCGGATATTTCGTTTGTTTCGATTCAAGATCCCGACGGGAATCTCATGATGATCGTGCAGGAGGATAACTAG
- a CDS encoding GNAT family N-acetyltransferase — protein sequence MIIHEVTDLGAVDLTELLTESQEEGFRNIHRLVHEYHKGINTFHHENEALFECRVGHRVIGICGLNRDPYANGSIGRIRRLYVLKEFRSQGVGRRLVEAVIRMASSHYTKLVLKTDNPKASAFYKNLGFREIADGGLVTHELVL from the coding sequence ATGATCATTCATGAAGTTACCGATCTCGGTGCCGTAGATCTTACCGAACTCTTGACTGAAAGCCAGGAAGAAGGATTCAGGAATATCCATCGATTAGTGCATGAGTATCATAAGGGTATCAATACCTTTCATCATGAAAATGAAGCCTTGTTTGAATGTCGAGTTGGCCATAGAGTCATCGGCATCTGCGGGTTAAATCGGGATCCGTATGCGAACGGAAGCATAGGCAGGATCCGCAGATTATATGTACTAAAGGAATTCCGGAGTCAAGGAGTCGGGAGAAGGCTGGTTGAAGCTGTGATTCGTATGGCGAGCAGCCATTATACGAAACTCGTATTAAAAACAGACAATCCCAAGGCGTCTGCATTTTATAAGAATCTAGGTTTTCGGGAAATTGCCGACGGTGGATTGGTCACGCATGAACTTGTGCTATGA
- a CDS encoding PIG-L deacetylase family protein produces the protein MSTILNVIVIAAHPDEPEIYAGAISAAYAEMGHRVKFVTLTDGCCGHHEMSGQDLIDRRIREAHEAARHLGVLEYVVLPIPDGELMPTPDVRKEVIRQIRGWEADIVITFHPDGPGHVDNRNAGKVVRDAADFVANVPNAVPEVPSLKKSPIYLLMPDYAARASYQPDMVIDAGGVIEKKLLACDAHASQFYEFAPWQGGFLHAVPDTWEEKRDFILKFWNRFLRVSDEMLPTLAKLYGQEYAAGVQYAEPFEIADYGRRPNDAEMKVLFPMLTGTRV, from the coding sequence ATGTCCACTATTCTCAATGTGATTGTCATTGCAGCGCATCCCGATGAACCCGAAATCTATGCAGGAGCGATCTCCGCAGCCTACGCAGAGATGGGTCATCGGGTGAAGTTCGTTACGTTAACCGATGGATGCTGCGGTCATCATGAAATGAGCGGGCAGGACCTGATCGACCGTCGTATACGGGAAGCCCATGAGGCTGCCCGGCATCTTGGGGTTCTGGAATATGTCGTTCTGCCCATACCCGATGGCGAATTGATGCCGACACCGGACGTACGCAAGGAAGTGATCCGTCAAATCCGCGGCTGGGAGGCGGATATCGTCATCACGTTCCATCCGGACGGTCCCGGCCATGTGGATAACCGAAATGCCGGGAAGGTCGTGCGGGATGCCGCAGATTTTGTGGCGAATGTACCTAATGCCGTGCCCGAAGTACCGTCATTAAAAAAATCCCCGATCTATCTGCTGATGCCGGATTACGCGGCACGGGCGTCATATCAACCGGATATGGTCATCGATGCCGGAGGCGTCATCGAGAAGAAATTGCTGGCCTGCGATGCCCATGCTTCCCAGTTTTACGAGTTTGCCCCTTGGCAGGGCGGTTTCTTGCATGCCGTACCGGATACGTGGGAAGAGAAGCGGGATTTTATTCTGAAGTTTTGGAATCGGTTTCTGCGCGTGTCGGACGAAATGCTGCCTACGCTTGCCAAGCTGTATGGTCAAGAGTATGCAGCCGGCGTACAATATGCCGAGCCTTTCGAAATTGCGGATTATGGCCGAAGACCGAATGACGCTGAGATGAAGGTATTGTTCCCGATGCTAACGGGTACTCGCGTGTAA
- a CDS encoding GrpB family protein: MEEVIVTPYNPDWKDEYNREKAKIESALKGLDVHMEHIGSTSVSGLGSKPTIDMMAGVLSLEEVDEYYIENLAGIGYEYVVKPEFPERLFFRRGQWRAGTHHLHIYKYQGQQWIDQILFREYLKKHPEIKDRYYALKKALENQYKHDRVAYTNGKADFIREVIRKARLEQS; encoded by the coding sequence ATGGAAGAAGTGATTGTCACACCATACAACCCGGACTGGAAGGATGAGTACAACCGGGAAAAAGCGAAAATTGAGTCGGCACTGAAAGGCCTCGACGTTCACATGGAACATATCGGGAGCACGTCCGTTTCGGGTTTAGGCTCCAAACCGACCATCGATATGATGGCTGGCGTTCTTAGCCTAGAGGAAGTCGATGAGTATTACATTGAGAATCTGGCTGGGATCGGCTACGAATATGTTGTTAAACCGGAGTTTCCGGAGCGGCTGTTCTTTCGAAGAGGGCAATGGCGGGCAGGAACGCATCATCTGCATATTTACAAGTACCAGGGCCAACAGTGGATTGACCAGATTTTATTCAGGGAGTATTTAAAGAAACATCCGGAAATAAAGGATCGATATTATGCTTTGAAAAAAGCACTCGAAAATCAATATAAACACGACCGCGTAGCCTATACGAACGGCAAGGCTGATTTCATTCGTGAAGTGATCCGTAAGGCAAGGCTGGAACAGAGTTAG
- a CDS encoding NUDIX hydrolase, with protein MMMPTHIVAVGGVVENERGEILLVKDRNGWVFPGGQVEAGENLMDALIREIKEESGIETIVSHLIGVYSNTSTYPGHSGVAVVPTKVMMDFVCKPTGGELRTSEETTDCRWIHKDEVLQYITAPAIRTRFQAYLDFNRALVYMEYITKPEFEVKLRRNI; from the coding sequence ATGATGATGCCAACGCATATTGTTGCCGTAGGCGGCGTGGTTGAGAATGAACGCGGTGAAATTCTATTGGTGAAGGATCGTAACGGATGGGTGTTTCCGGGGGGACAGGTGGAGGCCGGAGAGAATCTCATGGATGCGCTGATTAGGGAGATAAAAGAAGAGAGCGGGATCGAGACCATCGTCTCTCATCTGATCGGCGTCTATTCCAATACATCAACCTATCCGGGACACAGCGGAGTTGCCGTGGTTCCAACGAAAGTGATGATGGATTTCGTGTGTAAGCCTACGGGCGGCGAGCTGAGGACTTCGGAAGAAACGACGGACTGTCGTTGGATCCATAAGGATGAAGTGCTTCAATACATTACGGCCCCGGCCATTCGTACGCGTTTCCAGGCTTATTTGGATTTTAACCGAGCCCTCGTCTATATGGAATATATCACGAAACCGGAGTTTGAAGTTAAACTGAGACGGAATATATAG
- a CDS encoding tetratricopeptide repeat protein, giving the protein MTDNNQQRFRFSEAPIWELQRTYYEELGMKAWNNDQVPQYITSNPMIATAYAEMIFGFLRDRADRGDIIEPVTILELGAGAGRLGYHVLHKLCELRDDTGIALPPFRYVMTDLPMKNVTAWQQHPAMQSYIEQGLLDFGRFDAVHDTELNLVVSKTTISPGDLKQPLLIVANYFFDGIPQELIYVGEGQIYESDVVIEFPEQHHKLKPAEALERMKLAYEHRRAPRYEEDTYPYRDVIAHYQQELEDSHILFPEVGLTCLERLNRLSTSGFMLLTADKGDHRIDNWKFAEPPQLIYHGSFSLTANYHALQHVFEQRGALAMFPTQHYKNINVGCILMLEAPASYANTRLAYRQFIERFGPDEFFSMKEWVDRNIESMGLQQILSFWRLGGYDAEFFIQSAKRISNLLPEANDEEMLDIRAGIFKMWSSYYVMEQRYDLALDAGLVLFEMDMYEEAKFFLKESVDTDEDEPVPTVLYCLAICCYELGLDEEALEYTREALVLEPDHEEALALLKCFE; this is encoded by the coding sequence ATGACGGATAATAATCAACAACGCTTCCGTTTCAGTGAAGCACCCATCTGGGAACTACAGCGGACATATTATGAAGAACTGGGGATGAAGGCGTGGAATAATGATCAGGTCCCGCAGTATATTACGAGCAACCCCATGATTGCTACGGCTTACGCAGAAATGATATTCGGATTCCTTCGAGATCGCGCGGATCGGGGCGATATCATCGAACCCGTGACGATTCTGGAATTGGGCGCCGGAGCCGGACGCCTCGGTTACCATGTGCTGCACAAGCTGTGCGAGCTGAGAGATGATACGGGGATAGCGCTGCCTCCTTTCCGCTATGTCATGACGGATTTGCCGATGAAGAATGTGACGGCATGGCAGCAGCATCCTGCCATGCAATCGTATATTGAGCAGGGACTGCTGGACTTCGGGAGGTTCGATGCCGTGCATGATACGGAATTGAACTTGGTAGTGTCGAAGACCACGATAAGTCCCGGGGATTTGAAGCAGCCGCTGCTGATCGTCGCCAATTATTTTTTTGACGGCATTCCGCAAGAATTGATCTACGTCGGGGAAGGCCAGATTTATGAGAGCGATGTAGTCATCGAATTTCCGGAGCAGCACCATAAGCTCAAGCCCGCTGAAGCGCTGGAACGCATGAAGCTGGCTTACGAGCACCGCCGGGCACCAAGATACGAAGAAGATACTTACCCTTATCGCGATGTGATTGCTCATTACCAGCAAGAACTGGAGGATTCGCATATCCTGTTTCCGGAGGTGGGCTTGACCTGCTTGGAACGTCTGAATCGGTTATCCACGTCAGGTTTCATGCTCCTCACGGCGGATAAAGGAGATCATCGCATCGATAATTGGAAATTCGCCGAGCCGCCGCAATTAATTTACCATGGCAGCTTTTCGCTAACGGCTAATTATCACGCGCTGCAGCATGTGTTCGAACAGCGAGGCGCACTGGCCATGTTCCCTACGCAGCATTATAAGAATATTAACGTCGGCTGCATTCTCATGCTGGAAGCACCGGCTAGTTATGCCAATACCCGGCTCGCTTACCGTCAATTCATCGAACGCTTCGGACCGGATGAATTCTTCAGTATGAAGGAATGGGTCGACCGGAATATTGAAAGCATGGGCTTGCAGCAAATTTTGTCCTTCTGGCGATTGGGCGGGTATGACGCCGAGTTCTTCATTCAGAGCGCGAAGCGCATCTCGAATCTGCTGCCGGAGGCCAATGACGAAGAAATGCTGGATATCCGTGCAGGCATCTTCAAGATGTGGTCATCGTATTATGTGATGGAACAGCGTTATGATCTGGCTCTGGACGCGGGACTGGTGCTGTTTGAGATGGATATGTACGAGGAGGCCAAGTTCTTCCTGAAGGAATCCGTGGACACGGATGAAGACGAGCCGGTGCCAACGGTATTATACTGTTTGGCGATCTGTTGTTACGAGCTTGGCCTGGACGAGGAGGCTCTGGAATATACGCGCGAGGCGCTCGTTCTGGAGCCCGATCATGAAGAGGCTTTGGCTTTGCTGAAATGCTTTGAGTAA
- a CDS encoding 8-oxo-dGTP diphosphatase → MTNPQITYGMYTMCMIRNDDKVLLINRPDQLGFPGYLGPGGKVEFPESLSEGAIREVYEETGLIVNNLEYKGIDEYVVPQTNYRYMVFNYLTDSYEGELLANPPEGELVWVPIQEAMDLPMQPWFKRRFPLYFEEGTFEISIVWDEDGQKPIEEKIRNLR, encoded by the coding sequence ATGACAAATCCGCAAATAACCTATGGCATGTATACAATGTGCATGATTCGGAATGACGACAAGGTTTTGCTTATTAATCGTCCGGACCAGCTCGGTTTTCCCGGTTACCTTGGGCCTGGAGGAAAAGTGGAGTTCCCGGAGAGCCTATCGGAAGGTGCAATTCGTGAGGTTTATGAAGAAACCGGGCTGATTGTTAACAACCTGGAGTATAAAGGCATAGATGAGTATGTGGTTCCCCAGACGAATTATCGTTACATGGTATTTAACTATTTGACAGATTCTTACGAAGGTGAACTCTTAGCGAATCCGCCAGAAGGGGAGCTCGTTTGGGTACCGATTCAAGAAGCGATGGATTTACCTATGCAGCCCTGGTTCAAACGAAGATTCCCCCTTTACTTTGAAGAGGGGACTTTTGAAATCTCCATTGTCTGGGATGAAGATGGACAGAAGCCGATCGAAGAGAAAATCAGAAATTTACGATGA
- a CDS encoding lipase family protein — translation MVASTEQEQWAIFLAAICGQTYTQFTSTDGSFVLPLNFSLFDTIEANSLIRVSERFGFILESPEEIIIAFRGTMSSTDWITDAIASQKNFKYIKDPALTHRGFTSIYASARGQIMSALARLPVDKTLFITGHSLGGALATLCAVDVAANTDHQSPHVFTYGSPRVGDPDFAKAFAKYVRSSFRIANLFDVVTHAPPSIYKLPKREKKYYYSHVHTHWPLNFQNGSVSGNHVISSYYAELAKLQPPFAELLNSANPGFCPVTELPIEKV, via the coding sequence ATGGTTGCGAGCACGGAGCAAGAACAATGGGCCATTTTCCTGGCGGCGATCTGCGGACAAACCTATACACAATTCACCAGCACGGACGGCTCATTTGTCCTTCCGCTAAACTTCTCGCTGTTCGACACCATTGAAGCGAATTCCTTGATCCGCGTGTCGGAACGCTTCGGGTTTATCCTTGAATCGCCGGAGGAGATTATAATCGCCTTTCGGGGTACCATGTCCTCCACGGATTGGATCACGGATGCCATAGCCTCCCAAAAGAACTTCAAATACATCAAAGATCCCGCGCTCACGCACCGCGGCTTCACCAGCATCTACGCTTCCGCCCGCGGGCAGATCATGTCGGCGCTTGCAAGATTGCCTGTCGATAAGACCTTGTTCATTACAGGCCACAGTCTCGGAGGGGCACTTGCTACCTTGTGCGCCGTGGATGTTGCCGCGAACACGGATCACCAATCCCCCCATGTTTTCACTTACGGATCACCGCGCGTAGGGGATCCCGATTTTGCCAAGGCCTTTGCCAAATATGTTCGAAGCAGCTTTCGTATAGCCAACCTGTTCGATGTCGTCACTCATGCACCGCCCAGTATCTACAAACTGCCGAAACGGGAAAAGAAATACTATTACAGTCACGTCCATACTCATTGGCCATTGAACTTCCAGAATGGGTCGGTTAGCGGCAATCATGTAATCAGCAGTTATTATGCGGAGCTTGCCAAGCTCCAGCCGCCATTTGCCGAGCTTTTAAATTCGGCGAATCCCGGATTCTGTCCCGTCACAGAATTACCAATAGAGAAGGTGTAA
- the murI gene encoding glutamate racemase has product MRIAFFDSGLGGLTVLRAAMKKLPHEDFLFFADTLHVPYGTKAKEDVKAYIHQAMETIMQEGVKAIVVACNTATSMAISDLRKAYPIPVIGMEPAVKPAVEINRASGKRILVLATPLTLKESKYKDLVRRVDSMHIVDSLPLPELVEHCEALNFDPEIMNAYFTKKFEAFDLNEYGTIVLGCTHYPFYKRILSDLLPDHIRIIDGSEGTVNRLIQVLSGQDLLSSSGSQDVKLLNSSQSAEYTQKMEKALSIYREIEG; this is encoded by the coding sequence ATGAGAATAGCTTTTTTTGATTCAGGTTTAGGCGGTTTAACCGTGTTAAGGGCGGCTATGAAAAAGCTGCCCCATGAAGACTTTTTATTTTTTGCGGACACCCTCCATGTGCCATATGGCACCAAAGCTAAGGAAGACGTGAAAGCTTACATACATCAAGCGATGGAAACCATCATGCAGGAAGGGGTCAAAGCCATCGTCGTTGCGTGCAACACGGCTACAAGCATGGCGATCTCCGATTTAAGGAAGGCCTATCCGATTCCGGTTATCGGGATGGAGCCTGCCGTAAAGCCGGCTGTTGAAATTAACCGTGCCAGCGGGAAGCGGATCCTGGTGCTTGCCACGCCGCTGACCCTGAAGGAGTCGAAGTATAAGGACCTGGTCCGGCGAGTCGATAGCATGCATATCGTGGATTCCCTGCCTTTACCGGAGCTGGTCGAGCACTGTGAGGCTTTGAATTTCGACCCCGAGATCATGAACGCATACTTCACGAAGAAGTTTGAAGCCTTTGATCTGAATGAGTATGGAACGATCGTTTTGGGCTGTACGCACTATCCTTTTTACAAAAGGATTTTGTCGGATCTGCTGCCGGATCATATCCGAATTATCGATGGCAGCGAAGGTACCGTGAACAGACTCATCCAAGTATTGAGCGGCCAGGATCTGCTCAGCTCCAGCGGGAGTCAGGATGTTAAGCTGCTAAATTCAAGCCAATCCGCGGAGTATACTCAGAAGATGGAGAAAGCGCTCAGCATATACAGGGAGATTGAGGGATAG
- a CDS encoding DUF1801 domain-containing protein, translated as MAQLRGQEQVEEYLQQLEHPLKKEIEEVRSFILSVDDRITEHIKWNAPSFCVQGEDRITLNLQGKGFIRLIFHCGAKVKDHDIKGTLTEDAAGLLEWASHDRAIVKIVDTDDLEQKKEQLKAVIARWIEVTSG; from the coding sequence ATGGCACAATTACGGGGTCAAGAACAAGTCGAGGAGTATCTTCAGCAACTTGAGCATCCCTTGAAAAAAGAAATCGAGGAGGTCCGAAGCTTCATTCTGAGTGTTGATGATCGAATCACGGAGCATATCAAATGGAATGCACCCAGCTTTTGCGTTCAGGGCGAAGACCGGATCACCTTGAATTTGCAGGGGAAGGGTTTCATTCGGTTGATTTTTCATTGTGGAGCCAAGGTAAAGGACCATGATATAAAGGGAACACTGACTGAGGATGCGGCGGGGTTATTGGAATGGGCGTCGCATGATCGGGCCATCGTGAAAATCGTTGATACAGACGATTTGGAGCAAAAGAAGGAACAGTTAAAAGCCGTTATTGCTAGATGGATTGAAGTGACGAGTGGATGA
- a CDS encoding Nif3-like dinuclear metal center hexameric protein: MDTIQFKSYIHELFGSLLNDFEEDDEYGYHLFSSNHYLRIGYATNLTPEVVQQAAVEKVDLIITHHDAWSFVYGMKERCLELLQEHDIAHFYIHLPLDYAEFGTCNSLLRELGAEHIVQSSRHMEGNSSIGIGELESPVSMEELVETMSSALGEHVFYQQNSNKPVQRIGMITGAGNGTNQLKEALDHGCDVYITGEKTLYTVQYARFVGLNLIVGSHTFTEIFGVRSLAQKLQERFPDVEVIQLYEEHMEVVN; the protein is encoded by the coding sequence ATGGATACGATACAATTCAAATCCTATATCCATGAGCTTTTCGGCTCGTTATTGAATGATTTTGAGGAAGACGACGAGTATGGCTACCATCTTTTTTCATCGAACCACTATCTACGGATAGGCTACGCCACCAATCTGACACCGGAGGTTGTCCAACAAGCGGCAGTCGAAAAGGTCGATCTGATTATCACGCATCATGATGCATGGAGCTTCGTGTACGGGATGAAGGAACGGTGTTTAGAGTTGCTGCAGGAGCATGACATCGCTCATTTCTATATCCATCTTCCCTTGGATTATGCCGAGTTCGGAACCTGCAATTCGTTGCTGCGTGAATTGGGGGCGGAACATATTGTCCAATCATCCCGGCATATGGAGGGGAATAGCTCGATAGGTATCGGAGAACTGGAGTCTCCGGTCTCGATGGAAGAGCTTGTAGAAACCATGTCCTCCGCTTTGGGCGAACACGTGTTTTATCAGCAGAATAGCAATAAACCTGTTCAAAGGATCGGCATGATAACCGGAGCAGGTAACGGCACGAATCAGTTGAAAGAGGCCTTGGACCATGGCTGCGATGTTTACATTACCGGGGAAAAAACGCTCTATACGGTTCAATATGCCAGGTTCGTCGGATTGAATCTCATCGTGGGCAGTCATACGTTTACCGAAATTTTCGGCGTACGATCGCTCGCCCAGAAGCTGCAGGAGAGGTTTCCAGATGTGGAAGTTATCCAGTTGTACGAGGAGCATATGGAAGTAGTGAACTAA
- a CDS encoding class I SAM-dependent methyltransferase, giving the protein MKDSSFDFYEDLADTYHLIFEDWHEAVRWQGEFFNRFIRSLHDENPEARFHLLDASCGIGTQALGLARHDFVVTATDLSPKSVERARKEAEKLGIPIDFGIADFRSLEQDIAGQFDVVLSADNAIPHLLSDEELRQACRNLYAKLRNEGLLVVSIRDYDAIIQNRQCATVPRILDEGKRMVFQVWDWAEGGFHYETNQFIMQEIDGAWHTQVNSTSYRALMRSELSCLLAEAGFIDIQWHVPSDSGFYQPIVTARKPGA; this is encoded by the coding sequence TTGAAGGATTCCAGCTTTGATTTTTACGAAGACCTTGCGGATACATATCATTTGATTTTTGAGGATTGGCATGAAGCGGTAAGATGGCAGGGTGAATTCTTCAATCGGTTTATTCGTTCGTTACATGACGAGAACCCTGAGGCTCGGTTCCATCTCCTGGACGCATCATGCGGAATAGGGACGCAGGCTTTGGGATTGGCACGGCATGATTTTGTCGTAACGGCTACGGATTTGAGTCCCAAGTCGGTGGAGCGGGCCAGAAAGGAAGCCGAGAAGCTGGGGATTCCCATTGATTTTGGAATCGCCGATTTTCGGTCTCTAGAGCAAGATATTGCTGGGCAATTCGATGTCGTATTGTCTGCTGACAATGCGATCCCCCATTTATTGTCAGATGAGGAGCTAAGACAGGCATGCCGCAACCTGTATGCCAAACTTCGTAACGAGGGTCTGCTTGTAGTGTCCATTCGGGACTACGACGCTATTATTCAGAACCGCCAGTGTGCAACGGTTCCACGAATCTTGGATGAAGGAAAACGTATGGTTTTTCAAGTTTGGGACTGGGCGGAAGGTGGATTTCACTATGAGACGAACCAATTTATTATGCAAGAAATCGATGGAGCATGGCATACCCAAGTCAACAGCACATCCTATAGAGCATTAATGCGATCAGAATTAAGCTGTTTGCTGGCGGAAGCGGGATTCATCGATATCCAGTGGCACGTGCCTTCAGATTCTGGCTTTTATCAGCCGATCGTTACGGCAAGGAAGCCAGGAGCATAG